One region of Macadamia integrifolia cultivar HAES 741 chromosome 11, SCU_Mint_v3, whole genome shotgun sequence genomic DNA includes:
- the LOC122093210 gene encoding receptor-like protein 51, protein MEHKPSTFLIILLLLSYNLNIYCASPHSPKSSPPPDISPIKSPSSPSKPTTRPSPSPSLPSPPKSSPSPSVRSELDPKQLQALRSLNIPTAKDPCFQPSLHNATLCDSGKPFRHLVSLRLINCSDDVQMSITALKSLRTLRDLEFLNCPIPPVHLPDEFIANLRSFTCVNSLHKLTGIWLGRLKNLTDLTVSQVIVNTRGPSIILGNLNKLRSVTISNTNLTGFLPKKWHLNLTHIDLSGNRLRGKVPTSITLLSDLEFLNFSSNALTGVLPSSMGDLLSLKNISFASNSLSGPIPDSMSEIPGLLHLDLSSNQFNGTIPKFLTKMKELKYLNLENNNFNGVIPFNGSFIKRLAVFKVGGNSNLCYNHSSLSSKLKLGIAPCDKDGLPVLPPPDSSYDSSGSSDGSSSDDGSDNESSPPQSDHRHGPSKIVLGVAIGLSSIVFLIVFLVLLSKRCA, encoded by the coding sequence ATGGAACACAAACCCTCAACCTTTCTTATCATACTCTTACTCCTATCCTACAACCTGAACATCTACTGTGCTTCCCCACATTCACCAAAATCATCGCCGCCACCAGACATCTCTCCAATAAAATCTCCTTCTTCACCTTCAAAACCCACTACAAGACCTTCACCATCCCCATCTCTTCCTTCACCTCCAAAATCTTCACCGTCTCCATCTGTTCGTTCGGAGCTTGACCCTAAACAGTTGCAGGCTCTCCGTTCCCTCAACATCCCAACGGCCAAAGATCCATGCTTTCAACCTTCCCTCCACAATGCCACTCTCTGCGACTCCGGAAAACCCTTCAGGCATCTCGTCTCGCTTCGACTCATCAACTGCTCCGACGACGTTCAAATGTCCATCACCGCCTTGAAATCCCTACGCACATTACGAGATCTCGAGTTTCTCAACTGCCCAATCCCACCTGTTCATTTACCAGATGAGTTCATCGCCAATCTCCGCTCCTTCACCTGCGTCAACAGTCTCCATAAGCTAACTGGAATTTGGCTCGGCCGTCTTAAGAATCTCACAGATCTAACTGTCTCCCAAGTGATTGTTAACACCCGTGGACCATCGATCATTTTGGGGAACTTGAACAAGCTCAGATCCGTAACCATCTCCAACACCAATCTCACTGGGTTTCTCCCCAAAAAATGGCATTTGAACCTTACCCATATCGATTTATCCGGAAATCGACTTAGAGGAAAGGTTCCCACTTCGATAACTCTTCTCTCGGATCTTGAATTCCTGAATTTTTCTTCGAATGCTCTTACTGGTGTTCTACCCTCTTCGATGGGTGACCTGTTGTCGCTCAAAAATATCTCTTTTGCATCAAATTCATTGTCCGGCCCCATACCTGATTCGATGTCGGAGATACCAGGTCTACTTCATCTTGATCTGAGCTCAAATCAATTCAATGGAACAATACCCAAGTTCCTTACTAAAATGAAAGAGTTGAAGTATCTCAATCTTGAGAACAATAACTTCAATGGTGTGATTCCCTTCAATGGGTCTTTCATAAAGAGATTGGCCGTATTCAAGGTAGGCGGTAACAGCAATCTCTGCTACAACCACTCCAGTCTATCTTCGAAGCTGAAGCTCGGGATTGCTCCCTGTGATAAAGATGGGTTACCAGTGTTACCCCCACCGGACAGTTCATACGATTCATCTGGGTCTTCTGATGGTAGCAGCAGTGACGATGGTTCAGATAATGAGTCAAGTCCACCACAGAGTGATCATAGGCACGGGCCAAGTAAGATTGTTCTTGGAGTTGCAATTGGGCTTTCGTCTATTGTGTTTTTAATCGTGTTCCTGGTTCTTCTCTCCAAGCGGTGCGCATGA